Proteins encoded together in one Candidatus Wallbacteria bacterium window:
- a CDS encoding 50S ribosome-binding GTPase translates to MATSWYPHHMKRTCEEIKKYSQIVDVFLFLMDARAPQTSLYPEFIPDKEKIVLGLNKSDLVDPEAIDKIIKRYKREYRIFPLNSMRRDSCRRLISGVRVDFRKKILYIMVVGLPNVGKSMFIRNLSGKKVKVGAEAGVTTQVSWLSCIEGVRLADTPGVLFPRIESDEVYARLCLINAVGERMMDYEKAGRWLLSFLTSHPERFHQRYGFEPGTAAEENIPGICDRMGLKPGDEKMFKLMVRDFQQGRFGKLVLDAE, encoded by the coding sequence ATGGCCACAAGCTGGTATCCGCATCACATGAAACGCACCTGTGAGGAGATCAAAAAATACTCGCAGATTGTAGACGTGTTCCTTTTTCTGATGGATGCCAGGGCTCCACAGACGTCTCTTTATCCTGAATTCATCCCTGACAAGGAAAAGATAGTGCTGGGCCTTAACAAATCCGACCTGGTCGATCCGGAAGCGATCGATAAAATCATCAAAAGATACAAGCGAGAATACAGGATTTTTCCGCTTAACTCCATGCGGCGTGATTCATGCCGCAGGCTCATTTCAGGAGTCAGGGTCGATTTCAGGAAGAAAATCCTATATATTATGGTAGTGGGACTTCCGAATGTGGGAAAATCCATGTTTATCCGCAACCTGTCCGGAAAGAAGGTCAAAGTCGGGGCTGAGGCAGGAGTTACGACACAGGTCTCCTGGCTCTCATGCATAGAGGGCGTGAGACTTGCGGACACTCCTGGAGTTCTCTTCCCCAGGATCGAATCCGACGAAGTTTACGCCAGACTCTGTCTGATTAATGCGGTGGGCGAGCGGATGATGGACTATGAGAAAGCCGGCCGCTGGCTGCTGTCTTTCCTTACTTCGCATCCGGAAAGATTCCATCAGAGATACGGGTTTGAGCCTGGAACCGCTGCCGAAGAAAACATACCTGGAATCTGCGACAGGATGGGATTGAAACCGGGAGACGAGAAAATGTTCAAGTTAATGGTCAGGGATTTCCAGCAGGGAAGGTTCGGGAAATTGGTGCTGGATGCTGAATAA
- a CDS encoding HDIG domain-containing protein has protein sequence MLNKLRINWRALKTVRLMSGLFCFMIVYSLLLIDFKPTKRTPTKGETSPFDIVAPTDFSFEDKKETERFLQDEESRIESQFKKDPTVELKVEHNLTTIFKYIYEKEGQVLWNEYQLKLDGFKSLQTLGHKELLLFRNEIWEFLQKCLNQGIKEGGKFSDWETELPADVSALPELRSITERVFEPNLLYDREKTEQLRHDALSKVMPVFIQIRKGETLVRKGEVVTPQSFKIMKAIGLYENEKGTFYQKVGTLLFVMILAFIGYLYLSKFEHGILNSGQTVWMIVTLIILNMLFLKLFKLLLGYNISMENLMGDVNILSPAAFPLSISAIILTVLVDGRLAILVSVMLSTIAIYQLGASYYYVYYFLLGSFFSVFMCMNVNKTTELSKNGLFIGFFNVLLVITLYLIFENPIYFEDKYWIYLGRDVFWGFMNGILSVAFAIGFLPNFESVFKLSSAIRLLEFADLNQPLLKTLMLDAPGTYQHSVLVGNLAQAAAQVVGADPLLSKLGGYYHDIGKLKRPQLFMENQIGSDNQHDELSPNLSALIIAAHVKDGVEVGKAHRLPHEIIDIIAQHHGTTLLQYFYEVAKIEHKDRTQEVPIEQFRYPGPLPQTKESALVMLSDSVESATRSLDNPNASNIEALVKKVINDKFVEGQFNECDLTLKDIESIAKIFIKMIISLHHSRIKYPEQDKEVKKIMEQNGEV, from the coding sequence ATGCTGAATAAACTGAGGATCAACTGGCGGGCTTTGAAGACGGTCAGACTCATGAGCGGATTGTTCTGCTTCATGATCGTCTATTCTCTGCTGCTGATTGACTTCAAACCTACCAAACGCACTCCCACCAAAGGGGAAACTTCTCCTTTTGATATTGTAGCCCCAACAGATTTTTCTTTTGAAGATAAAAAGGAAACCGAAAGATTCCTCCAGGATGAAGAGTCCAGGATCGAATCACAGTTCAAGAAGGATCCTACTGTGGAACTGAAGGTCGAGCATAACCTTACGACGATTTTTAAATATATTTACGAAAAGGAAGGGCAGGTCCTCTGGAATGAATATCAGCTCAAACTTGACGGTTTCAAATCTCTGCAGACCCTGGGACACAAAGAACTGCTTCTGTTCAGGAACGAGATCTGGGAATTTCTTCAGAAATGCCTGAATCAGGGCATCAAGGAAGGGGGTAAGTTCTCGGACTGGGAAACCGAACTTCCCGCTGATGTGTCTGCTCTGCCGGAACTGCGCTCGATCACTGAACGTGTTTTTGAACCGAACCTGCTTTATGACCGGGAGAAAACCGAACAATTAAGGCATGATGCCCTTTCCAAGGTGATGCCTGTATTCATTCAGATCCGCAAGGGAGAAACTCTTGTCCGGAAGGGAGAAGTGGTTACTCCCCAGAGTTTCAAGATTATGAAGGCGATCGGACTGTATGAAAATGAGAAAGGAACCTTTTACCAGAAAGTGGGAACCCTGCTGTTCGTAATGATACTCGCCTTTATCGGCTACCTGTATCTCAGCAAGTTTGAACATGGAATTCTTAATAGCGGACAGACGGTCTGGATGATCGTGACCCTGATAATTCTCAATATGCTGTTTCTGAAACTTTTCAAACTGCTGCTCGGTTACAACATCAGCATGGAGAATCTGATGGGCGACGTCAACATCTTGTCCCCGGCTGCTTTCCCGCTTTCCATCTCCGCGATCATCCTGACAGTGCTGGTTGATGGGAGACTGGCGATCCTGGTAAGCGTGATGCTGTCCACAATAGCCATTTACCAGCTTGGAGCCAGCTATTACTACGTTTATTATTTTCTACTCGGCTCGTTCTTTTCAGTCTTCATGTGCATGAATGTGAACAAGACTACGGAGTTGAGCAAGAACGGCCTTTTTATCGGTTTTTTCAACGTTCTCCTTGTGATCACTCTTTATCTGATCTTTGAAAACCCGATCTATTTCGAGGACAAGTACTGGATCTATTTGGGGCGAGACGTTTTCTGGGGATTCATGAACGGGATTCTTTCCGTGGCATTTGCCATCGGCTTCCTGCCTAATTTTGAGTCAGTGTTCAAGCTGTCTTCTGCGATCAGGCTGCTGGAATTCGCCGACCTCAATCAGCCGCTTCTGAAAACCCTGATGCTCGATGCTCCCGGTACTTACCAGCACAGCGTGCTGGTCGGGAATCTGGCCCAGGCTGCAGCCCAGGTTGTCGGCGCAGACCCGCTGCTTTCAAAGCTTGGAGGATACTATCACGACATCGGCAAGCTCAAGCGGCCCCAGCTTTTCATGGAAAACCAGATCGGCAGCGACAATCAACATGACGAGCTTTCTCCGAACCTTTCAGCCCTGATCATAGCGGCTCATGTCAAGGACGGAGTGGAAGTCGGCAAGGCGCATCGCCTGCCCCATGAAATTATCGACATCATCGCCCAGCACCACGGGACGACACTGCTCCAGTATTTTTATGAAGTGGCTAAGATCGAACATAAGGACCGCACCCAGGAAGTTCCGATCGAGCAGTTCCGCTATCCCGGACCGCTGCCTCAGACCAAGGAATCCGCGCTGGTCATGCTGTCTGACTCTGTGGAATCAGCCACCCGTTCGCTTGATAATCCCAATGCCTCCAACATCGAAGCCCTGGTGAAGAAAGTCATCAACGATAAATTTGTGGAAGGTCAGTTCAACGAATGCGACCTGACTCTCAAAGACATAGAATCCATTGCCAAGATTTTCATCAAGATGATCATTTCGCTTCATCATTCCAGAATCAAGTATCCTGAGCAGGACAAGGAAGTGAAGAAGATCATGGAGCAGAACGGTGAAGTGTGA
- the ybeY gene encoding rRNA maturation RNase YbeY encodes MKCEIRNEQKLKLDRKKIWRLCDFLGRRFDRPADELVSLYFVDNLRITELNRQYFSRDRQTDVMAFPMGKSGILGDIVVSVEQAGLQSEPGGLEAEILFLLAHGFLHLLGWKDYNKKDREKMLSEGTRALEDFFAHYGQ; translated from the coding sequence GTGAAGTGTGAAATCAGGAATGAACAAAAACTGAAGCTTGACCGGAAAAAGATCTGGCGGTTGTGTGATTTTCTAGGGAGGCGCTTTGATCGGCCGGCCGATGAGCTGGTGAGTCTGTATTTTGTAGACAACCTGCGGATTACTGAATTGAACCGGCAGTATTTTTCCAGGGACAGGCAGACTGATGTGATGGCTTTTCCCATGGGCAAATCCGGCATTCTTGGCGACATTGTGGTTTCAGTTGAACAGGCCGGCCTGCAATCCGAACCAGGCGGGCTGGAAGCTGAAATTCTATTCCTTCTGGCCCACGGTTTTTTGCATCTTTTAGGCTGGAAGGATTATAATAAGAAAGACAGAGAAAAAATGCTCTCAGAAGGGACCAGGGCTTTGGAAGATTTTTTTGCCCATTATGGACAGTAA
- a CDS encoding hemolysin family protein, with product MDSNDPVFIYSACFLILLFLSACFSASETALFSLSKFKLKLLEDQKNLGSRLILKLLSRPKHLLITILTANTIVNIGMATMASNFFIGLSHEYKLSESLILAIGTICLTLVVVLIGEVTPKNFAYSYNERMGKILVVPTYALHIFLAPLRFLITVLVNLVLKVFGVKSDKLDEPFITHEEIECIVTGNDKTVALHLDEQDMIEEVFEFEERSVREIMTPRHEMICIRSDGSFDEVMKIFREHGYSRLPVYKDQVDNIHGVLYIKDFLSFILKNNPNLNFNLENYIRKAYFVPETKKVSELFRDLKQKKLHLAIVVDEYGGTEGLVTMENILEEVVGDIFDEYDVEAEEIDIVNQGEKVWYVSGSTNLSDLEDVIGMDDYFSDEGEIVSVGGLIYSRLGRIPEKSDKLRYKNLEFIIEEMSGNRISKVKVCLS from the coding sequence ATGGACAGTAACGATCCTGTTTTTATATATTCAGCCTGTTTCCTGATCCTGCTGTTTCTTTCCGCCTGTTTTTCAGCCAGTGAAACCGCTCTTTTTTCGCTGTCCAAGTTCAAGCTCAAACTGTTGGAAGACCAGAAAAACCTGGGCAGCCGTCTGATACTCAAGTTGCTCTCCAGACCCAAGCATCTGCTGATCACGATTCTGACGGCCAATACGATTGTCAACATTGGAATGGCCACCATGGCTTCAAATTTTTTCATCGGACTGAGCCACGAATACAAGCTGTCCGAATCACTGATCCTCGCGATCGGCACGATCTGCTTAACCCTGGTGGTAGTGTTGATAGGAGAGGTCACACCCAAAAATTTCGCCTATTCCTATAATGAGCGGATGGGAAAGATACTGGTGGTTCCCACCTATGCCCTGCACATTTTTCTGGCACCTCTCCGCTTTCTGATAACCGTTCTCGTGAACCTGGTGCTGAAAGTTTTCGGTGTTAAAAGCGACAAGCTCGACGAACCATTCATCACCCACGAGGAAATCGAATGCATCGTCACAGGTAACGACAAGACAGTCGCCCTGCACCTGGATGAGCAGGACATGATCGAAGAGGTATTTGAATTCGAGGAGCGGTCGGTCAGAGAAATCATGACTCCCCGCCACGAAATGATCTGCATCAGGAGCGACGGAAGCTTCGACGAGGTGATGAAGATTTTCCGCGAACACGGATATTCCCGTCTTCCTGTTTACAAGGACCAGGTGGACAACATCCATGGCGTCCTCTACATCAAGGACTTTCTTAGTTTTATCCTCAAAAACAATCCCAATCTGAATTTCAACCTTGAAAATTACATCCGCAAGGCATATTTCGTTCCGGAAACAAAGAAGGTCTCCGAACTGTTCCGCGATCTCAAGCAGAAAAAGCTGCACCTTGCGATTGTCGTAGATGAGTATGGCGGTACTGAAGGCCTGGTTACAATGGAAAACATTCTGGAAGAGGTAGTAGGCGATATTTTTGACGAATACGATGTGGAAGCAGAAGAGATCGATATAGTCAACCAGGGCGAGAAGGTCTGGTATGTGAGCGGCAGCACGAATCTCTCAGACCTGGAGGATGTGATCGGAATGGACGACTATTTCAGCGATGAAGGTGAAATAGTTTCGGTGGGAGGTCTGATTTACAGCCGGCTCGGTCGTATCCCTGAAAAGAGCGACAAACTCCGCTACAAGAATCTCGAGTTCATTATTGAGGAAATGTCGGGCAACCGGATTTCCAAGGTAAAAGTATGTTTATCCTGA